The following coding sequences are from one Eucalyptus grandis isolate ANBG69807.140 chromosome 11, ASM1654582v1, whole genome shotgun sequence window:
- the LOC104425564 gene encoding uncharacterized protein LOC104425564, protein MAPLPSLLASALLALAAAASPSWLAAVRSSDTNGAYSTCADTTVQRSDGFSFAIAFAARTAFFFNSTQQLSPCDSRLSLSSSGSQIAVFRPKVDEISLLTINTSSFSPDTSGGYMVAFAGRKYAARSLPAFVANSTYTVTSFTLVLEFQKGRLQNLYWKRDGCSSCSGNSNFVCLNNQDCALKTSDCKNRGGSVDCSLGIQLAFSGTDKHFKVLNSWYEVEKLRQYSLYGLYSNLKDSLTSQYNKIF, encoded by the exons ATGGCGCCGCTCCCCAGCCTCCTGGCGAGCGCCCTGCTGGCCCTCGCGGCCGCCGCGTCGCCGTCGTGGCTGGCGGCCGTCCGGTCGAGCGACACGAACGGCGCGTACTCGACGTGCGCGGACACCACCGTGCAGCGATCGGACGGGTTCAGCTTCGCCATAGCGTTCGCCGCGAGGACCGCCTTCTTCTTCAACAGCACCCAGCAGCTCTCCCCCTGCGACAGCAggctctccctctcctcctccggcTCCCAGATCGCCGTCTTCCGCCCCAAGGTCGACGAGATCTCCCTCCTCACCATCAACACCTCCTCCTTCTCCCCG GACACTAGTGGTGGCTACATGGTTGCATTTGCTGGTCGGAAATATGCTGCAAGGTCTCTCCCTGCTTTTGTTGCCAACAGCACGTACACAGTGACCAGCTTCACTCTT GTGCTTGAGTTTCAGAAGGGAAGGCTGCAAAACCTGTACTGGAAAAGAGATGGGTGTTCTTCATGTTCAGGAAACTCAAACTTTGTCTGCCTAAATAATCAAGACTGTGCACTCAAAACATCCGACTGTAAAAATCGTGGAGGCTCAGTAGATTGCAGCCTTGGGATTCAACTGGCGTTTTCAGGGACAGATAAGCACTTCAAAGTACTCAATTCTTGGTATGAAGTCGAAAAACTTCGCCAATACTCGCTCTATGGACTTTATTCAAATCTAAAAGACTCTCTAACTAGTCAGTATAACAAAATATTCTAA
- the LOC104425566 gene encoding uncharacterized protein LOC104425566 isoform X2, whose translation MTFKEHEMIHNNPNTQSSSLSFAPWLVLHGSQTPQSESVGRLNSVEHHASEEFHPLSKKATQAVEGSADRPDMTQFAIFSEESKFSIDWRKPQLTMSALPEYGSNFHSEFGPPMMYSKYSNVDQISGLFPLYGAQCQGRIMLPLNLTAEDGPRYVNAKQYQRILTRLKCRAKKKLENFGRARKEDVALQIIFISLSMC comes from the exons ATGACTTTCAAAGAGCATGAAATGATTCACAATAATCCAAATACACAGTCGTCATCGCTGTCGTTTGCGCCTTGGTTGGTGCTCCATGGCTCACAAACTCCTCAGAGTGAATCTGTTGGTCGATTGAATTCAGTGGAACACCATGCTTCTGAGGAGTTCCACCCTTTATCCAAAAAGGCGACTCAAGCTGTTGAAGGAAGTGCTGACAGGCCAGATATGACTCAATTTGCCATCTTTTCTG aagaaagtaaattctcAATTGACTGGCGGAAGCCTCAGCTAACCATGTCAGCTCTACCGGAGTATGGTTCTAATTTCCATAGTGAATTTGGCCCACCGATG ATGTATTCCAAATATTCAAATGTAGATCAGATTTCTGGGCTATTCCCTCTTTATGGAGCTCAATGCCAG GGCCGCATCATGCTTCCTCTGAATTTGACAGCAGAAGACGGACCAAGATATGTAAATGCCAAGCAGTATCAAAGGATCCTCACACGTCTCAAGTGCCGTGCAAAGAAGAAATTGGAGAACTTTGGAAGAGCCCGCAAG GAAGATGTTGCACTTCAAATCATattcatttctctttctatgTGCTGA
- the LOC104425566 gene encoding nuclear transcription factor Y subunit A-10 isoform X1 — MTFKEHEMIHNNPNTQSSSLSFAPWLVLHGSQTPQSESVGRLNSVEHHASEEFHPLSKKATQAVEGSADRPDMTQFAIFSEESKFSIDWRKPQLTMSALPEYGSNFHSEFGPPMMYSKYSNVDQISGLFPLYGAQCQGRIMLPLNLTAEDGPRYVNAKQYQRILTRLKCRAKKKLENFGRARKPYMHKSRHLHAMRRPRGSGGRFLNTKALKNATEVNMKKTGSDGMSPCPTSPQSSEVLQPESRGLNASKVGDNNRTNLTGSEVASLYSPHRLLNNHVRPCVHPHLHVDNGGHDMVMPGKWAPAADSCHDLKVV, encoded by the exons ATGACTTTCAAAGAGCATGAAATGATTCACAATAATCCAAATACACAGTCGTCATCGCTGTCGTTTGCGCCTTGGTTGGTGCTCCATGGCTCACAAACTCCTCAGAGTGAATCTGTTGGTCGATTGAATTCAGTGGAACACCATGCTTCTGAGGAGTTCCACCCTTTATCCAAAAAGGCGACTCAAGCTGTTGAAGGAAGTGCTGACAGGCCAGATATGACTCAATTTGCCATCTTTTCTG aagaaagtaaattctcAATTGACTGGCGGAAGCCTCAGCTAACCATGTCAGCTCTACCGGAGTATGGTTCTAATTTCCATAGTGAATTTGGCCCACCGATG ATGTATTCCAAATATTCAAATGTAGATCAGATTTCTGGGCTATTCCCTCTTTATGGAGCTCAATGCCAG GGCCGCATCATGCTTCCTCTGAATTTGACAGCAGAAGACGGACCAAGATATGTAAATGCCAAGCAGTATCAAAGGATCCTCACACGTCTCAAGTGCCGTGCAAAGAAGAAATTGGAGAACTTTGGAAGAGCCCGCAAG CCATACATGCACAAGTCACGCCATCTTCATGCTATGCGCCGCCCCAGGGGATCTGGAGGTCGCTTCTTAAATACAAAAGCCCTGAAAAATGCAACAGAAGTAAACATGAAGAAAACTGGCAGTGATGGAATGTCACCCTGCCCAACCAGTCCTCAGAGTTCAGAAGTCTTGCAACCTGAGAGCAGAGGTTTGAATGCATCAAAAGTGGGAGATAACAACAGGACCAACCTTACTGGTTCGGAGGTGGCCAGCCTGTACTCCCCGCATCGGCTGCTGAACAATCATGTCCGACCATGCGTTCACCCACATCTACATGTGGACAATGGGGGGCATGACATGGTTATGCCCGGAAAGTGGGCTCCAGCAGCTGATAGCTGCCACGACCTCAAAGTCGTCTGA
- the LOC104425565 gene encoding LOW QUALITY PROTEIN: syntaxin-121 (The sequence of the model RefSeq protein was modified relative to this genomic sequence to represent the inferred CDS: inserted 1 base in 1 codon), with amino-acid sequence MNDLFSRSFSRFHSDRSPSRGASDRGYDVEMGAPPAPAPSSGGXNLDKFFEDVECIKEELKELESLHQRLRSSHEQSKTLHNARAVKDLRSRMEGDVTAALKKAKVVKVRLEALDRSNAANRSLPGCGPGSSSDRTRTSVVSGLRKKLQDSMESFNALRQLISSEYRETVQRRYFTVTGENPDERTLDLLISTGESETFLQKAIQEQGRGRILDTIQEIQERHDAVKDMEKNLKELHQVFLDMAVLVQSQGEQLDDIESHVARANSFVRGGTERLQTARKLQKNTRKWTCYAIIILLVIVLFVVLFTVKPWEKNNSSSNNPPAPVLSPPPPAV; translated from the exons atgAACGACCTGTTCTCCCGCTCCTTCTCCCGCTTCCACAGCGACCGGTCGCCCTCCAGGGGCGCCTCCGACCGCGGCTACGACGTCGAGATGGGCGCCCCGCCGGCGCCGGCCCCCTCCTCCGGGG CCAACCTGGACAAGTTCTTCGAGGACGTGGAGTGCATCAAGGAGGAGCTGAAGGAGCTGGAGTCGCTCCACCAGAGGCTGCGGTCGTCGCACGAGCAGAGCAAGACGCTGCACAACGCGAGGGCCGTGAAGGACCTGCGGTCGCGCATGGAGGGCGACGTCACGGCCGCCCTCAAGAAGGCCAAGGTCGTCAAGGTCCGCCTCGAGGCCCTCGACCGGTCCAACGCCGCCAACCGGAGCCTCCCCGGCTGCGGGCCGGGCTCATCGTCGGACAGGACCCGGACCTCCGTGGTCAGCGGGCTGAGGAAGAAGCTGCAGGACTCGATGGAGAGCTTCAACGCCCTGAGGCAGCTGATCTCGTCGGAGTACCGGGAGACCGTCCAGCGCAGGTACTTCACCGTCACCGGCGAGAACCCCGACGAGAGGACGCTCGATCTCTTGATCTCAACAG GTGAGAGCGAGACCTTCTTGCAGAAGGCCATTCAGGAGCAAGGCAGAGGGAGAATCTTGGACACGATACAAGAAATCCAGGAGAGGCACGATGCCGTCAAGGACATGGAGAAGAATCTTAAGGAGCTGCACCAGGTATTCTTGGACATGGCCGTGCTGGTGCAGTCTCAGGGCGAGCAGCTGGACGACATCGAGAGCCACGTGGCGAGAGCTAATTCGTTTGTGCGAGGTGGCACCGAGCGCCTGCAAACCGCTAGGAAGTTGCAGAAGAACACACGGAAGTGGACATGTTATGCCATCATAATTTTGCTAGTGATTGTTTTGTTTGTGGTACTGTTTACTGTGAAGCCATGGGAAAAAAATAACAGCAGCAGCAATAATCCACCAGCACCTGTGCTATCCCCTCCGCCGCCTGCAGTTTGA